A genomic segment from Triticum dicoccoides isolate Atlit2015 ecotype Zavitan chromosome 1A, WEW_v2.0, whole genome shotgun sequence encodes:
- the LOC119295219 gene encoding uncharacterized protein LOC119295219: MNPPPKTSTGTPPAHWADGRPAEVRLGHDKGGPGPTSPLLQKLFNVFAPSSRGSTRMHESSKEVGIKDDNDESCYSCEEKMRESVKEGGIRDENFDSCRFSEKFGLFKRILSMKLFHVEDLSSFGGDYFYRPPSSGWGHSWDEVSAAVRYELEISRIQREDQRSGMHHVLGMPRYIARQLYYQRRVLREAQVLKNRFADLKKAFLEREKSSTKGMSDFMEVLKDFTARNEQKLEEGLEAIKLATHEDLVSRQRTYDELASKLKSMDQKEISPFLSYIDNLVRTVEIPVNMRKRLSELRKELFTLQSLAIQLLVFVTSNKLPAPPSVTLLEEANAKYANLPLPVLVSSEVKAPRFYRSFGKDSKDLLYKHYCSDAPMTSKTIVNFDMRGRSSLSMLLSTDQQVMFKCNYADNLPKNLMATMLFGVPSSNSKVKLQYLFPYGGLNGSFNFGEESVLKVAFSGGYDRWYAGGKVKVNTCNAMKHYEFGVSYESATIKLINSDILKISLFDRPDSAISGAMELRYTRSSNTAVAAAGVSWTPDDKTKFKARVASNGEACLVEH; the protein is encoded by the exons ATGAACCCGCCCCCCAAGACCTCGACCGGGACCCCCCCAGCGCACTG GGCTGATGGCCGTCCTGCTGAGGTCCGATTGGGCCATGACAAGGGGGGTCCCGGCCCCACGAGTCCCCTTCTGCAGAAGCTGTTCAATGTGTTTGCCCCATCGTCCCGTGGATCAACTAG GATGCATGAGTCCTCCAAGGAAGTTGGAATCAAGGATGACAATGATGAGTCTTGTTACAGCTGTGAGGAAAA GATGCGTGAGTCAGTAAAGGAAGGTGGAATCAGGGATGAAAATTTTGATTCTTGTAGATTTTCTGAGAA GTTTGGATTATTCAAGAGGATATTATCGATGAAGTTGTTTCACGTAGAAGACCTCTCATCGTTTGGTGGTGATTATTTTTATCGTCCACCCAGCTCTGGTTGGGGCCACAG CTGGGATGAGGTCTCTGCTGCTGTGCGCTATGAGCTGGAGATATCTCGTATTCAGCGTGAGGACCAGCGTAGTGGCATGCATCACGTT CTGGGAATGCCCAGGTACATTGCTCGCCAGTTGTATTATCAGAGAAGAGTTTTACGTGAAGCACAGGTGTTGAAGAACCGTTTTGCTGATCTAAAGAAGGCTTTCCTAGAGCGTGAGAAGTCTTCAACCAAAGGGATGTCTGATTTCATGGAGGTCCTCAAAGACTTCACAGCAAGAAATGAGCAAAAATTGGAAGAAGGGCTTGAGGCCATCAAATTGGCAACACATGAAGACTTGGTCTCCAGGCAGCGTACTTATGATGAGTTAGCATCCAAGTTGAAGTCCATGGACCAGAAGGAAATCTCTCCATTTCTCAGCTATATAGACAATCTTGTCAGGACAGTTGAGATACCAGTCAACATGAGGAAGCGTCTGAGTGAGCTCCGCAAGGAGCTATTTACGCTCCAAAGTTTGGCTATTCAGCTACTGGTATTTGTCACTTCTAATAAGCTGCCGGCCCCACCCTCAGTTACTCTCCTGGAAGAAGCAAATGCTAAATATGCTAATCTCCCTCTCCCTGTTCTGGTGAGCTCTGAAGTTAAAGCTCCTCGTTTTTACAGATCGTTTGGCAAGGATTCGAAGG ATCTTCTCTATAAGCACTACTGCTCTGATGCTCCCATGACTTCGAAGACGATCGTCAATTTCGACATGAGGGGAAGGTCGTCCTTATCTATGCTGTTGTCTACTGACCAGCAG GTAATGTTCAAGTGCAACTATGCTGATAATTTGCCAAAAAATCTGATGGCTACGATGCTCTTTGGGGTGCCAAGCAGTAACTCCAAG GTCAAGCTTCAGTATTTATTCCCATATGGTGGTCTGAACGGTAGCTTCAATTTTGGTGAAGAAAGTGTGTTAAAGGTTGCATTTTCTGGTGGTTATGATCGGTGGTATGCTGGAGGCAAGGTTAAGGTGAATACTTGCAATGCTATGAAGCATTATGAATTTGGTGTTTCATACGAGTCTGCTACTATAAAGTT GATAAACAGCGACATTTTGAAGATCTCTTTGTTTGATCGCCCTGATTCTGCTATCTCTGGGGCAATGGAGCTGAGGTACACTCGCTCTTCAAacactgctgttgctgctgctggtgttTCATGGACGCCTGATGACAAGACCAAGTTTAAGGCACGAGTTGCTTCCAATGGTGAAGCATGCCTCGTCGAGCATTGA